The stretch of DNA ATCTCAAAAAAAACATCGTAAAGTTTCATTACCTATCCAATACCTTTGGTATAGATAGAGCTGATCTTGTTAAACAAATAAAATCAGGCGAATCCTTTTCCAAATTAAACAACCTATCTCTAATTACTTTATAATAATATTGTAATGAAGTGTTAAAGATTTACTGTAACACCCCAAAAAAAGCCAGAGCCATATCTTTTCTTAAATTTTTAGAATTCTTTTCAAAAAACAAGTGTGTTCTGGTTTTTTTCTTTTTAACTGAAAAATAATAGTGTTCAACTAGATTGAGTCTTTGTGTTATTTGGCAACGATTTGTCATTTCGAACACAGTGAGAAATCCCATCCTAAAGGTATCTGATATGACATTGGAAAGTATATATTAAATACATTTATTATGAAAACAATATTTTTTAAAATCGTTTCACCTACTTTTGCTTTAATGTTAGCTGTAATTACTTCTCTTGCTTTTTCTTCTGTTGAAAATGGTATAACAAAAGATTGTCCAATTACCAAAGCTTAGTATCACCATGGGCCTGACGACATGTGTATGCTGGTAGAACCTGTTAAATGTGATACTGTTGATCATGATCTTGGACTTTGTACTGTTACCATACTTAATAAAACTGAACAATTATATGGTAAAGACTATAATGGATCTTGTGCTAATATTATTTTGTACAAGTGTAATCCATAATAGTAGTTTATAATAATCAGAAAACACATTTTGGTCATTAAAACTGAAAAATTAAAATGATAATAGACTTTGAGAACCATTTGTCATTTCGAACGCAGTGAGAAATCTCATAATACAAAAACATCAAGATTATGTGATATTTTGATCGTTTCCCATTTTAACATAGCACTTAAAAAAGAATAAAAAGTAACAATTTGTCGTTTCGGCTGAGTGAAGCATGAGCCTTTCGACTCCGCTCAAGGTAAACTTTCAAGAAATCTCGACCTAGCAATATCTCATAAAAAAGTTACTCTATCTTTTGTTATCTATAAGGTTCGGAATGTTTCTTAAAAAATTATCTATTAGCATTTATAAAAAATATAAATTAGAGATCCCGCCTGAGGCGGGATTAGTTCGGCTTACAACTTTAAACGAGTCCTGCAGGACTCGTTTAAAGTTGTAAGCCGAACTAACAAATCCCTCTAAGGCAAGTATTTATCCATTAAAAATAAATTTTATCTCGCACCTTTGTAATATTAATAAACAACTCATTATTAATGATTATGAAAATTCATAGTAAGTATAAAAATGTTCTGTTAGAATTTATTTGTTTCCTGTATATACTCCTATTTGTATATGCAGCATTGAGTAAATTACTGGTTTTTGATGAGTTTAAGATTCAGATAGGGCAATCTGCTATGCTTACACCTTTTGTAGGTATCGTAGCCTGGGTGATACCCTCCCTTGAGATCCTGATCTCCTTACTAATACTTATTCCACGGTTTAGGTTATTAGGAATGTATGCTGCCTTTAGTCTTATGGTTATGTTCACCGCTTATATTTTTATTATTTTAAACTTTAGCAATGATATTCCCTGTTCTTGTGGGGGGGTTCTTGAAAAACTAGGATGGACAGAACATTTAACCTTTAACATCGCTTTTGTTCTTTTAGCCTTTACAGGGATACTCATTATAAACGGACAAAAAAATTATCCAACCCCAAAATTTGCTTAATAATGACAAAAAAAAAGCTTTATATATCTCTTTTAATTTGCACCATTGGTAGTATAGGTCTTATGACTCTTTTATTTGCCTTTACACAAAAAGAACTACAGCGAGACACTAGCTTTCTTCGTGGATTCTTGCCTACCCCTCCAAACAAAGTCCATCAACTAGATCTCGAATACAACGGTTATTATATTGCCGGAACTGCCGAGGACAAGATTTACCTGAGCAACACAAAGTCTCCATTATATCTCATAGCAATAGACACAGCACTCCAAAATAAACAGGAAATTCATTTAACTATAGATCAGGATAGCCTGCCACTTCGCTCTCCACAGGTACGGGTGATATCACCTTATTTCTTTTTGATGGACGGCACCATTCCTTATGTCCTTAGAGGAAACACTACAGATTGGAAAGCTTATTCCATATTGGAAAACCGACTTTATTTCACCAATGCTGAACCCATAGACTCGACTACTTTAGCCATACGAACCATAAGTAAGAAGACTCAAGAATTTACTCTGGGTACCATACATCTTTCAGACTCATCTAAAATGACGCTCTCCCATAAACTTTTACAAAAACAAGTAGATGGTATTTTTGATGTCGATGGCACTCTTCAATACAATCGACAGAGAAAGCAGTTGATATACACCTACCGCTATCGCAATCAATATATTGTGGCTAATGACAGTCTGGAATTACAATTTCTTGGAAAGACTATAGATACCATTAGCCAAGCTCAAATAAAAATAGGTACTATATCTTCTAAAAATCAACAAAAAATGGCAGCACCTGCTCTTAAGGTGAATAAATACAGTGCGACCTCTGGGAATTACCTATTTGTAAATTCCAAACTGCTTGGAAACAGAGAATCTCTGATATTATGGAAAAAATCATCTGTCATTGATGTGTACAATATTGTGGATAATAGCTATAAATTTAGCTTTCATGTGGAGGATATCGGGGAAAACAAACTTAAATCATTTTATGTACTGGATGATAAATTTATAGGTCTCATTGGGAATCATATTGTTATTTATCAATTAAGGAATCTTTTTAATAACATAAAACCTTCTTCCTTAACCAATCAAAACAATAAACAAAAAACCCAAAACTTAAACTCCAATACCAAAAAAAATAAACACTGAAATATCGGTAAAAAATACTGCAGTCAGGGCTAAGACCGAAAACCTGTAAAAAAGAGTAGGTCATTAATTTTTAAATATCTATATTATGAAATCTAAAATTTTTAAAATCGTTTTACCTGCTTTTGCTCTTATGTTAGCTATCACAGCTTCTCTTGCTTTTACATCTGTAGAAAATGACGCAGCAGAGCAAACCCCTTTAGAAGGATGGTATCTGAATAACGATACGCCTCCTGTTTGTACAAAAGTTATTACAACTCCTCCTGGATCTGATGTAAACTGTCAAACATCAGGTGCTGACGTTTGCACTCTTTTTATACCAGGTCAAGGGCTTAAAACTATTTATGCGGATAACCAATGTGATAACCTTAGAGTATTATTTAGGATAGGATCTTAAATTTTATAAAAATTTGAGAATAAGGTGCCCCTTTTGGGCACCTTATTTACTAAAAACCAACGAAGGCAAAACCATAGCGACATACTTCGACAAATTCCTTTATTTTTATTTTAATTTAAAAAAGAAAAAGGAAGTTCTGAGACAGAGCGTCAAAGAGCTCTTTTCGGAGTAAAAGTATAATCTATCGACTAAAAAACATGATCAATCAAATTATAATAGCAATTACCCATGCTTTACCTCAAAAAAGTTGTCTCTATAAATGACTAATTCAAAAACAACAATTAATTGTAAAAAAGATTTAGAATCATTTAATCTATGCTTATTTTCTTCTAATCCATAGACTATTATTTGGATTTTTCACCAAAATAATCCGTCAGATCATTTTTTAACGTACATACCCGCCCTATTTCAAAAAAGGAAAGGATGTTCTTGAGTTCTTAACCTCTTTAACTCAATTAATCGTAAGACCATTTCTGTTCGTTTTTACATTGCTTTTTTATATTTATTAATTAGCCTTTATTTTCTCAATAAGTTTTAAGGTATTTGTTGGGTCTGCTCCAATATTTTTAGCAATCTTAACAGTATTATTAGCTACTTTAAGAGCCTCTTCTTTTCTTCCAAGCTTATACAGCAACCTTGCCCGAGTATCTAAAAATGCAGTATTGTAATAATCATTTTTTTCGTTCTTAAGTGCTATATTCGTCCATTTTAAGGCCTCATTCAAAGCATTCTCATCGGTTATAGCTTCGTTTTTATAAAATGTCATAGCCCAATTATTTAGGGCAGAATTACTGTTTAACAAGTGTTTGTTAACATATTCGATACATTCTTCAGTATAACGTTTCCAGTCTTTATCTCTTTTGGCAATTTCCTTTTTTTTAAAAAAAGTTAAGTAGCTCACTTCATTCGAATAAAAAATTAAATTTATATGAGACAATAATTGATCCATTTCTATATCTTTCCTATCTTTAATTAAGGTCGTCATATTGCCCTTGTAGACACCAAAGAGGGTTTGATACACTAAAACATTGCCTTTTATCATTTCAGATTCAGATTCTTTATTTTTCACCAAAAATTCTATAACATTGCTATAAGGGTTATGTAGGTACTGCTTGATAAGTCCAAGGTTTTCTGACGAAATCCATTTTTTTTGTCCAATCATAGCAAAGTACCATAACGCAAGTTCTTCTGTTGGCAAATCTCTTTCTTTTAAAATAGCAAGATATTTAAGGATGAACTCACGTTCTCTATTGCCATTATTGTATAATGAAGATTTGATGGCTAACTCCTTTTCTGAATCTAACGCTTGCTGTCCAAATTGTAAAAAATCATCTTTATTCAAAGCTTCACTTTTCCTATTAATTTGCTTTCCTTCTTTATCAACAAATAAAAGGGTTGGAAAGCTGCTGATATTGTATTCTTTTGCAAAATCTAAACCTTTTTCTTTTTCAGCGTCAACTTTAAAAGAGACAAAGTTATTATTGTAAAAGATTCCCACTTCTTCATCGTTGAAAGTGTTTTTTTCCATCCATTTACATGGACCACACCAAGTGGTGTAGACGTCTATAAAGATTAACTTCTTTGCTTCTTTGGCTTTACTTTTTATTGAAGCCCAATCTGATGTTTCAAAATTGATACCTTGCGCTAGTATTACGCCATATATTGAAAATGCTGACAAGAAAATGATTGTTTTTTTCATTTTATTTATTTAGTATATTTAATATTTGATAACTGTCCTCTCTATTATACGATGATGAATTTAACTCTTAAATTTTATTTATTTCTAATAAACATAACTCAAGATGTGAGCTTGTAGAGACATCATTAATATCCTGCTGTATTACTTTTTTAATAGCGCTTTTAATATTAATTAAAGAATTAAACAAGTTACTGCGAGTATAATTATTAAATCTATGAATAGCGCTTCCAATATATCTATTTTTAATGTCTGCTTCAATATACCCTTTTAATACAAGTATGTATGTTAATTGAATTTCCTGACGATATGGGTTTATTTTTATAATTTCATCTTCCAGCTCTTTCCATAATCCTGTGTGTAAATCGTTTAGAAAATCTGTCATTTTATAGCCTTTTTTTTCACCTGTTAAATCAATTTCTTCCATGTTTTTTAGTCGTCTTGGTAATAATAAGTTTTTAAGCACTTCCATTTGTCTTTCTGATATATTATTTAGAGTACCTCTGGTTTCAAATCTTCTTGTAATTTCTGGGGATGCCATCCATAAAGGTGGATTAAAAGCTTCTTTGATCAAGAACGCAACGGCTTCTTTTTGACGGCTAACTGGAATAGCAGAATGATCATACACTGGACCTTTCTGATTGCCGTTTTTATATTGAGCTGTATATCCTCCCACCAAAGACACTACCAATTTCATTTGGTCTACCCAAAGATCGAGTGTTTTAGTATATAATCGTTTTAATATTGCGTAGTTCCTTTCATTACGAGTAGCTTTAGGAATCAACTTAATAACCCGTTTTAAATTCTCTATCCCTAGAGCAGTCGCTCGAACCGGGTCATCACTCTCTACGACTTCGTTTGTGGCCTGTGGCCCATAGCTAGCACCTCCCCATCTATACCATGGTATAGAATCCTGTTCTCTAATGATGGCTTCCAAATAGGGTAATTCGTCATCGGGGGTATTAATATTTTGAAATACTGTATACCCCCAACGAATAGAATAGAGGTCTGTAGGCCCTACTTTTTGTTTTAACAGTTGAAAGGGTATACTATCCTGTGGCTGTACTATAAAATTTTCTCTAGCATAATTCATGATACTGGGAGTATGCCCCATCTCCTCTAACCATTTTTTATCGCGCATTTTTTTAAAGGGATACGTATACTCCCCATAACTGCCATCTTTTAACCCAAAAACATGACCTGCTTCATGAGCTGTAAGCTTCTGAATTAATTCGCCCATTAAATCATCTGGAAATGGATATTGCTGTGCTCGTTTATCTAATGGGCTACATCTTGTAAAATATTGATCTACTAGAGAATTAGTTCTTCCTATTATAATATCTCCCTTAAGGATTTCTCCTGTTCTTTTGTCTATAACAGTGTGTACACTTCCACCCCCTTTGCCTTCATACCCTCTGTATTTCGATCCGTTTCTCCATCGAATAAAAGAGTACCTCATACTATTCACTGAAAAATTTTTATCATTAATTGGAGGCTCTTTTACTAAAACAGCTTTTTTAAAACCTGCAACTTCAAATGCGGGTAGCCATTCTTCTATACCAGCTTTTATATAGGGTTTCCATTTGTCCGGTGTTATCGGGTCAAAATAAAAAACAATTGGTTTGATGGGGTCACTTAATAATTGGTTTTTAATCTTTTTTTTCAAGCGCCATCTTGCAATAGAGGCTCTCCCCTTAACACGAGAAAGATTCCATTCATCAGTAAAAAAACCCATTCGATAGTCGTACAGTCGTGGCATCATAGGTTCTGGAAGTAAAAACAAACTAAAATCAGATACTTCTGTTAATGGTCCATGTTTTGATGTGAATGTCTTATTTGTTTTAACTTCTATGGTGTTATCAAATGCCAATACCTTATTTATAAAAGCTAAATCACTGAGTATAACCTTACCTCGAGCAGATAATGGTTTTGGGGTATTCAAAAATAAGTTTGTTACATCAATAACATAACTTGAATCGTTACTACCTAATGCCAAAATTGGGAAGGTAATTGGTGTTATTGTTATGCTTAATTTATCTTTAATTAACGGAATTGTATTGCCCACTTTTGATTCGATCTCCGAAATAATTAAATGAATTGCATTATTCCGTTTTGTCCATTTAACTTGACTTTGGTAAAAAGGCCTGTGATGTCTTACAAACAACATCTCTTTATTTAGCATTGCCGAAGGAAGTTCTAAATAGAGCTTATTTTTAAGGAGGTGTGTCTGTAAAAACCCCTTTTGTGTAACAGCTTCTGATGTAATGACTTCATTGTATGGTTTTATATTGCTATTTACTTCTTGAGCGTAACTGCTTATTGATATGTATATTAATATGAATGTTATATATTTTTTCATTTAGTTTACATTAGTTAAGTGACTCACTTTCATTTTTACTATTTGATATTAGATTTTATTTAGGATGTAACCCCCTAACACTTTTTTAAAAAAGATTTACTCATTTGAAATTTATATTTGTAATTTGTGTTAGCTCCTTATAGGGAGATCTCTATCCTCGCAGGGGAAGATAAAATCAATTATCAGTAGCCATCATTTTGAACTAAATTTGGATTTAACAAAATCTCTGATTCTGGGATAGGGAATAAAATGTCTGTATCTCTCCATCCTGATTTTATAGGTGCCAATACTTCGGCGGCTTTCCCCATTCTTTTTAAATCAAACCAACGGTGACCTCCTTCTGTAAAGAGTTCTACCTGCCGTTCATGGAGAATGGCATCCAGCAATTCATTTGTAGTAGCAGCCGTTGTATTGGATAATCTTGCCCGGTTTCTAATAAAATTTATATCTTCCTGTGCTCCTGTTATTTTCGCAAGCTGTACCCTGGCTTCTGCACGGATTAAGTATTGCTCTGCTAATCGAAATACAATGGAGTATTCTAATGATGCTGCTACCTCTTCTCCTTGTGCATTTGTTATGGTAGTAGGATTAACCCCCTCTTTATACTTATATGAATGACGCCATGTACCATTAGTACCTGTGACCGTTCTAATCCATTTATCCCTACGCAGATCACGATCAAAAATATTAAAAAATTCAAATGTATTTAAAAGTGATGTACTCAATACAGGCTTACCAAAAGGATTATTTTCAAAAATAAAAGAAGCTCCTTCTAGAGAATTCTTCCCTTCTATTTCAGGTTTAAATTGCCATATCGTTCCTAATGCGTCTTTTAAAAATACCTGGTTTAAATCGGGTTCTAATACAAACCTGTCAATAACTTTGGATGCCATAATTTCAGCATCCTCCCATTTTTGGGTATATAGATAAACTCTTGCTAATAGAGCATCTACAACTGCATCGTATACACGTATCCCCTCTCCAGAGATATCATCGCCCAGCAGAGTGGATGCTTTTGTTAAATCTATAATAATATTAGTATATACCTCATCAACTGGCATACGGGACACGGTAGTGTTTGTTATATAATCAGTTGTGGTAATATAGGGAACAGGTCCAAATAGCTCAACCAATAAAGTATGCAAATAGGCTCTGATAAAAAGGGCTTCTCCTGTAAATTGATTTTTATCTTCTAAAGTCAAAGAAGTAGAATTCTCTACTCCATCTACAAAAGCATTGGCTAGAAAAATCAAATTATAAGCATTATTCCACCAACCTTCAATTCTGGAATTTGTTGCCAAGAGCGTGTGATTATAGAATGAGTTTGGGGAATTGGGAATTGACACCTCGGGATCCAATTCGTCAGTATACCACCCTATTATTTCATACAAATCATTTACCAAAAAGCTATCACGTAATTCAGAATAAATCCCTTTTAATGCGACCTCCACTGTTCCTGCATCCTCAAAGACAGTCTCTGCTGTTAATTTGTTTATTGGAAGGTCTACATCGACAAAATCATCACAGCTAATTAAAAAGAACATGACCAAAACTAGTTGTAACACCCTTATAATATTAGATCTGCTATTTATGTCAACTCCTAAAGATTCTATTGTATGTGTTATAAGTTTCATAAATCTGTTTTTATTTTTAAAAGCTCAAATTAAATCCTAATGTAAATTGGCGTAATGAAGATAACGTTGCAGAGGTCTGTACTTCAGGATCAGCTCCGTCGTATCTCGTAATTGTAAATAGGTTTTGACCTTGTAAATAGATGTTTATATCCATATCTTTAGTGTAGGCTTTAGGAATGGTATAGGTTAACGATACATTTCGTAACCGGATAAACGAGGCGTCAGTCACTCCCCCATTACTTCTCCCAATCCCATACCTAGTCCATGCCATAAACGCTTCATTATTAGATATAGAAGCAAAGCGTTGAATTGGGTTTTCATCACCAGATTGCTGCCAGCGATCTAATACCAGTTCAGGTTGATTTACTGCAAATGTACCAGGAGGAGAACTAAGTTTACTTAGATAACTAAAGCTTTTTTGTTTTGTATATTGGAAAAACACATCAAATTGTAAATTTTTATACTTTATGGTATTACCCATACCTCCAAAATACTTTGGTGTGAAATCCTCAAACCATTGTTCATCTTCTGTGTTTATAAAACCATCATTATTATAATCTTCATATTGATAGATGCCAGTCTCTGGATCCACTCCTAAAAAATGATAGAGCTGCTGTGTTCCTAAAGGCTGCCCTATCACAAGTTTACTTTCAAACGTAGACCCTTCTAATCCCGGAAATGCCACTAGTTTGTTTCTATTGGCTGAAATATTAAAGGTAGTGCTCCATTTAAAATGATCATTTTGAATATTAACTGTACGTAAATCAATCTCAATACCGGTATTTTCTACTACGGCATCAAAATTAGTATTAATATCGGAAAAGCCAGTTGTTCCAGGTAAAGGCGCATCAATGAGTTGATTGGAAGAGCGGTTACGATACCAGGCTGTAGTAAGGAATATACGATCCTTAAAAAAACCCATATCCAAACCAACCTCCAGCTTTTTGTTTGATTCCCATGCAAAATCAGGGTTAAACAGACTTTTAGGTAGTAAACCCGAGCCGTTATAGTTTCCATCTACTTCATAAATCTCATAGAATTTGTAATTACCAACAGAATCACTACCTGTAATACCATAACTGCCACGTAGTTTACCAAAACTTAAAACATTATTATCTTCCAGAAAACCTTCCTCTGTAAACAACCAAGCCGCTCCAATGGCTCCAAAATAGCCAAACCGCTTACCAGGCCCAAAACGAGATGATCCATCCCGACGCCCAGTAAGATTTAAAATATACTTATTCTGCCAATTAACATTTATCCTGCCAAAGAAGGATTGATATTTGTATTCTGAAGCTAAATTTTGTGAAATCCTTATTAAATCCGCTGAATTTATATCAAGTAAGAGATCATTGCTAGGAAAATCGTCTCCTCTTATTGTTAATTGCTGATCTTCACTTTGTTGAAATGTAGCCCCTAAAAGTAGTTTAAAGCTAACATCATCCCAATCCTGTTGCCAATTAATTTGTGGCTCTACAATCCAGGATTGGCGACTTCCTGTATTAGGAGTAATCCAAGACAAACTACTATCCCAACCTTTTTTAGGGTCAGCCACTGTATGCGGCTGTGCAAAATATGATTCTAAACGGTAATCGGTATAACCTAAACTAGTTTTAATCTCTAATGATGAGGTTAGATAATAGGACAGTACTGTATTAGCAATAAGATTACGCGTAATGGCATTGTATTTTGATTCTAATATAGCCAACGGATTTTCCCAAGTAGAATTTTCCCAATTTAAGCTACCATCATCGTTATAAAGCATTGGAGCATTTGGGGGTAAAGTCCGTGCTTTCTCAGATAAATCTGTGCCAGGTAAATTAT from Flavivirga spongiicola encodes:
- a CDS encoding RagB/SusD family nutrient uptake outer membrane protein, which codes for MKLITHTIESLGVDINSRSNIIRVLQLVLVMFFLISCDDFVDVDLPINKLTAETVFEDAGTVEVALKGIYSELRDSFLVNDLYEIIGWYTDELDPEVSIPNSPNSFYNHTLLATNSRIEGWWNNAYNLIFLANAFVDGVENSTSLTLEDKNQFTGEALFIRAYLHTLLVELFGPVPYITTTDYITNTTVSRMPVDEVYTNIIIDLTKASTLLGDDISGEGIRVYDAVVDALLARVYLYTQKWEDAEIMASKVIDRFVLEPDLNQVFLKDALGTIWQFKPEIEGKNSLEGASFIFENNPFGKPVLSTSLLNTFEFFNIFDRDLRRDKWIRTVTGTNGTWRHSYKYKEGVNPTTITNAQGEEVAASLEYSIVFRLAEQYLIRAEARVQLAKITGAQEDINFIRNRARLSNTTAATTNELLDAILHERQVELFTEGGHRWFDLKRMGKAAEVLAPIKSGWRDTDILFPIPESEILLNPNLVQNDGY
- a CDS encoding zinc-dependent metalloprotease, whose protein sequence is MKKYITFILIYISISSYAQEVNSNIKPYNEVITSEAVTQKGFLQTHLLKNKLYLELPSAMLNKEMLFVRHHRPFYQSQVKWTKRNNAIHLIISEIESKVGNTIPLIKDKLSITITPITFPILALGSNDSSYVIDVTNLFLNTPKPLSARGKVILSDLAFINKVLAFDNTIEVKTNKTFTSKHGPLTEVSDFSLFLLPEPMMPRLYDYRMGFFTDEWNLSRVKGRASIARWRLKKKIKNQLLSDPIKPIVFYFDPITPDKWKPYIKAGIEEWLPAFEVAGFKKAVLVKEPPINDKNFSVNSMRYSFIRWRNGSKYRGYEGKGGGSVHTVIDKRTGEILKGDIIIGRTNSLVDQYFTRCSPLDKRAQQYPFPDDLMGELIQKLTAHEAGHVFGLKDGSYGEYTYPFKKMRDKKWLEEMGHTPSIMNYARENFIVQPQDSIPFQLLKQKVGPTDLYSIRWGYTVFQNINTPDDELPYLEAIIREQDSIPWYRWGGASYGPQATNEVVESDDPVRATALGIENLKRVIKLIPKATRNERNYAILKRLYTKTLDLWVDQMKLVVSLVGGYTAQYKNGNQKGPVYDHSAIPVSRQKEAVAFLIKEAFNPPLWMASPEITRRFETRGTLNNISERQMEVLKNLLLPRRLKNMEEIDLTGEKKGYKMTDFLNDLHTGLWKELEDEIIKINPYRQEIQLTYILVLKGYIEADIKNRYIGSAIHRFNNYTRSNLFNSLINIKSAIKKVIQQDINDVSTSSHLELCLLEINKI
- a CDS encoding thioredoxin family protein gives rise to the protein MKKTIIFLSAFSIYGVILAQGINFETSDWASIKSKAKEAKKLIFIDVYTTWCGPCKWMEKNTFNDEEVGIFYNNNFVSFKVDAEKEKGLDFAKEYNISSFPTLLFVDKEGKQINRKSEALNKDDFLQFGQQALDSEKELAIKSSLYNNGNREREFILKYLAILKERDLPTEELALWYFAMIGQKKWISSENLGLIKQYLHNPYSNVIEFLVKNKESESEMIKGNVLVYQTLFGVYKGNMTTLIKDRKDIEMDQLLSHINLIFYSNEVSYLTFFKKKEIAKRDKDWKRYTEECIEYVNKHLLNSNSALNNWAMTFYKNEAITDENALNEALKWTNIALKNEKNDYYNTAFLDTRARLLYKLGRKEEALKVANNTVKIAKNIGADPTNTLKLIEKIKAN
- a CDS encoding SusC/RagA family TonB-linked outer membrane protein, coding for MRTFIFLFCTTLFSLTPNHVLSQNEKIVIDSDKEISVDEVFKMVKIQTDYMFVYHRDLFKNFPKVQLKKGKIKLNTLLNQSLSSGDINIIFTKNNTILIKEKIKTQQRQVSGTVTDQSGLPVPGVTVLIKGTNRGVATNLDGQYVITVPDPANILVFSSLGFEPLEVTVGNQTVINLSLKEAISQLDVVTINAGYYNTSERERTGNISKIEAKDIEKQPVNNPLAAMQGHISGVNINQNTGLPGGGYRIRIRGQNFIDIEGGTFGTANDPLYVVDGVPYDSGSLESSGNAIFAITFGGVSPLNAINPADIKSVEVLKDADATAIYGSRGANGVVLITTKKGRIGKTQVKLDISTTLGKSRYVDLLNTDQYLEMRREALINDGLWPVAPDDESKYPDLFLWDQDRNTDWQEVLIGGTAYRQNAQLSFSGGSEHTQFLLSGGHVSETTVFPGDFKYKSTSVRFNVNHRSKNDHFHLNASVNYSTDSNNLPGTDLSEKARTLPPNAPMLYNDDGSLNWENSTWENPLAILESKYNAITRNLIANTVLSYYLTSSLEIKTSLGYTDYRLESYFAQPHTVADPKKGWDSSLSWITPNTGSRQSWIVEPQINWQQDWDDVSFKLLLGATFQQSEDQQLTIRGDDFPSNDLLLDINSADLIRISQNLASEYKYQSFFGRINVNWQNKYILNLTGRRDGSSRFGPGKRFGYFGAIGAAWLFTEEGFLEDNNVLSFGKLRGSYGITGSDSVGNYKFYEIYEVDGNYNGSGLLPKSLFNPDFAWESNKKLEVGLDMGFFKDRIFLTTAWYRNRSSNQLIDAPLPGTTGFSDINTNFDAVVENTGIEIDLRTVNIQNDHFKWSTTFNISANRNKLVAFPGLEGSTFESKLVIGQPLGTQQLYHFLGVDPETGIYQYEDYNNDGFINTEDEQWFEDFTPKYFGGMGNTIKYKNLQFDVFFQYTKQKSFSYLSKLSSPPGTFAVNQPELVLDRWQQSGDENPIQRFASISNNEAFMAWTRYGIGRSNGGVTDASFIRLRNVSLTYTIPKAYTKDMDINIYLQGQNLFTITRYDGADPEVQTSATLSSLRQFTLGFNLSF
- a CDS encoding DUF6520 family protein translates to MKSKIFKIVLPAFALMLAITASLAFTSVENDAAEQTPLEGWYLNNDTPPVCTKVITTPPGSDVNCQTSGADVCTLFIPGQGLKTIYADNQCDNLRVLFRIGS
- a CDS encoding MauE/DoxX family redox-associated membrane protein codes for the protein MKIHSKYKNVLLEFICFLYILLFVYAALSKLLVFDEFKIQIGQSAMLTPFVGIVAWVIPSLEILISLLILIPRFRLLGMYAAFSLMVMFTAYIFIILNFSNDIPCSCGGVLEKLGWTEHLTFNIAFVLLAFTGILIINGQKNYPTPKFA